Proteins from one Penaeus vannamei isolate JL-2024 chromosome 8, ASM4276789v1, whole genome shotgun sequence genomic window:
- the zetaCOP gene encoding coatomer subunit zeta-1 isoform X1 produces MIQKLDVAGLVVRSNVNMSGLLEPTLYIIKGIAILDNDGNRLLAKYYDPNVFPTVKEEKKFEKNLFQKTHRANAEVIMLDRLTCVYRSNVDLFFYVMGYSHENELILVSVLSCLYDAVSAILRKNVEKRTLLDNLDIIMLAVDEICDGGIPLETDAQVVSQRVALRLEESPFNDQTVTQQVRQKLESTTGAVLQSAREQLKWSLLK; encoded by the exons atgattcAAAAGCTGGATGTAGCAGGTCTAGTTGTCAGAAGCAACGTAAACATGTCGGGTCTACTG GAACCAACTTTGTACATCATCAAAGGCATTGCCATCCTTGACAATGATGGGAACAGGTTGCTCGCAAAGTACTACGACCCAAACGTCTTTCCAacagtaaaggaagagaagaaatttgAAAAGAATCTCTTCCAGAAAACACACAGAGCTAATGCAGAGGTCATCATGCTCGATCGTCTTACCTGCGTCTACCGCTCAAATGTTGACCTTTTCTTCTATGTCATGGGCTATTCACATGAAAATGAG CTCATATTGGTGTCAGTGTTGAGTTGTCTCTATGACGCAGTCTCAGCTATTTtgagaaaaaatgtagaaaagcgGACCCTGTTGGACAATCTTGACATTATTATGCTGGCTGTAGATGAGATCTGTGATGGAGG AATTCCTTTGGAGACCGACGCACAAGTTGTTAGTCAGCGCGTAGCACTAAGGCTGGAGGAGAGCCCTTTCAACGACCAGACTGTCACACAG CAAGTGCGCCAGAAACTCGAGTCCACAACAGGCGCG GTTCTTCAGTCTGCCCGTGAACAGCTAAAGTGGTCGCTGCTCAAGTGA
- the zetaCOP gene encoding coatomer subunit zeta-1 isoform X3, with protein MIQKLDVAGLVVRSNVNMSGLLEPTLYIIKGIAILDNDGNRLLAKYYDPNVFPTVKEEKKFEKNLFQKTHRANAEVIMLDRLTCVYRSNVDLFFYVMGYSHENELILVSVLSCLYDAVSAILRKNVEKRTLLDNLDIIMLAVDEICDGGIPLETDAQVVSQRVALRLEESPFNDQTVTQVLQSAREQLKWSLLK; from the exons atgattcAAAAGCTGGATGTAGCAGGTCTAGTTGTCAGAAGCAACGTAAACATGTCGGGTCTACTG GAACCAACTTTGTACATCATCAAAGGCATTGCCATCCTTGACAATGATGGGAACAGGTTGCTCGCAAAGTACTACGACCCAAACGTCTTTCCAacagtaaaggaagagaagaaatttgAAAAGAATCTCTTCCAGAAAACACACAGAGCTAATGCAGAGGTCATCATGCTCGATCGTCTTACCTGCGTCTACCGCTCAAATGTTGACCTTTTCTTCTATGTCATGGGCTATTCACATGAAAATGAG CTCATATTGGTGTCAGTGTTGAGTTGTCTCTATGACGCAGTCTCAGCTATTTtgagaaaaaatgtagaaaagcgGACCCTGTTGGACAATCTTGACATTATTATGCTGGCTGTAGATGAGATCTGTGATGGAGG AATTCCTTTGGAGACCGACGCACAAGTTGTTAGTCAGCGCGTAGCACTAAGGCTGGAGGAGAGCCCTTTCAACGACCAGACTGTCACACAG GTTCTTCAGTCTGCCCGTGAACAGCTAAAGTGGTCGCTGCTCAAGTGA
- the zetaCOP gene encoding coatomer subunit zeta-1 isoform X2, whose translation MIQKLDVAGLVVRSNVNMSGLLEPTLYIIKGIAILDNDGNRLLAKYYDPNVFPTVKEEKKFEKNLFQKTHRANAEVIMLDRLTCVYRSNVDLFFYVMGYSHENELILVSVLSCLYDAVSAILRKNVEKRTLLDNLDIIMLAVDEICDGGIPLETDAQVVSQRVALRLEESPFNDQTVTQSKVMLNSFLRLSPTSHVNLRSTKY comes from the exons atgattcAAAAGCTGGATGTAGCAGGTCTAGTTGTCAGAAGCAACGTAAACATGTCGGGTCTACTG GAACCAACTTTGTACATCATCAAAGGCATTGCCATCCTTGACAATGATGGGAACAGGTTGCTCGCAAAGTACTACGACCCAAACGTCTTTCCAacagtaaaggaagagaagaaatttgAAAAGAATCTCTTCCAGAAAACACACAGAGCTAATGCAGAGGTCATCATGCTCGATCGTCTTACCTGCGTCTACCGCTCAAATGTTGACCTTTTCTTCTATGTCATGGGCTATTCACATGAAAATGAG CTCATATTGGTGTCAGTGTTGAGTTGTCTCTATGACGCAGTCTCAGCTATTTtgagaaaaaatgtagaaaagcgGACCCTGTTGGACAATCTTGACATTATTATGCTGGCTGTAGATGAGATCTGTGATGGAGG AATTCCTTTGGAGACCGACGCACAAGTTGTTAGTCAGCGCGTAGCACTAAGGCTGGAGGAGAGCCCTTTCAACGACCAGACTGTCACACAG AGCAAGGTCATGCTGAACTCATTCCTGAGACTATCTCCCACTTCACATGTCAACCTCAGGTCGACAAAGTACTGA